Proteins co-encoded in one Setaria viridis chromosome 9, Setaria_viridis_v4.0, whole genome shotgun sequence genomic window:
- the LOC117836448 gene encoding uncharacterized protein, protein MAAKKASVVATLLALNLLFFAFADACGCKCGACPSPGGGGAGGGGGGGGGGGGTGGGGSGGGGGGGSSGGGGGSGSGGGGTGGGGSGGGGTGGGGTGGGGTGGGGTGGGGTGGGGSGGGGTGGGGTGGGGTGGGGSGGGGSGGGGGQGRRCPVDALKLGVCANVLQGLINATLGTPPRTPCCTLIQGLADLEAAVCLCTALRANVLGITLNLPINLSLLVNYCGRRVPTGFQCS, encoded by the coding sequence ATGGCGGCGAAGAAAGCCTCCGTGGTCGCCACGCTCCTGGCCCTcaacctcctcttcttcgccttcGCCGACGCCTGCGGCTGCAAGTGCGGCGCCTGTCCTAgcccaggcggcggtggcgccgggggaggtggtggtggtggaggcggtgggggcggcaccggcgggggtgggagcggtgggggaggcggcggaggatcctctggtggtggaggcggcagcggAAGCGGTgggggcggcaccggcgggggcgggagcggagggggcggcaccggagggggcggcaccggcgggggCGGCACCGGAGGGGGTGGCACCGGCGggggcggcaccggaggcggcgggagcggagggggcggcaccggcgggggcggcaccggaggcggcggcaccggcgggggcgggagcggaggcggcggcagcggaggaggcggaggccaaGGTCGTAGGTGCCCCGTGGATGCCCTGAAGCTTGGTGTGTGCGCCAACGTGCTACAGGGGCTGATCAACGCGACCCTCgggacgccgccgcggacgccgtGCTGCACGCTGATCCAGGGCCTGGCGGACCTTGAGGCGGCGGTGTGCCTGTGCACGGCCCTGCGCGCCAACGTGCTGGGCATCACCCTCAACCTGCCCATCAACCTCAGCCTCCTCGTGAACTACTGCGGCAGGCGCGTCCCCACCGGATTCCAGTGCTCCTGA